In Bacteroides cellulosilyticus, the genomic stretch GTAAAAGAAAAACAACATCTGTACATCGGCTTAGGCATTTTAGTGCTTGTAACCGCCACCTTCATCTTCCTGCTTTTTGTGCAAACTCTCCGGAAACGGAAACGTATCATCCGGCTGGAATACGAGAACGAACTGAAAAATCTCCGCGAGAAAATAACTTTGCTGAAAGAGAACTTACACTCCGAAAGCCACGAAAAAGAACATATGCTGCAACAAATGGAAGAACAAATCAGCCAGTTGCGCAGCATTTCCTTCCGTCGCACTCCCATCTCCCGCCGCCTCGACACTCTTGCCGCTCAAAACAGCAAGGAAAAGAAGAACATCAAAGTGATGACCGAAAAGGAACAGACCGAGTTGAAACAAGTCATTTTCGAAATCTACGGAGATTACATCTGTCAACTGCAAAACCAATATCCCAAACTGACGGAAGCGGATTTGCTTTATTCCTGTCTCGCTTCTACCGGATTAAGCACTTTCGCCATCGCTCTTTGCTTCGGTAACACCGACACCGGCATCGTTGCCCAACGCAAACGCCGGTTGAAGCTAAAAATGGAGACGGAAGAGGCAAACGAAGAGTAAAATGTCATAACCGACCATAGTATTTCACTCATTTACAACGGATTGATTTTTTAGAATGTCATCCGTTTTTTTTCTTTTCCAGCCCGCACAGACCTAACTTTGTTGCATCAAAACATATAACTAAACGTATGCAGCAAAGACACGAAAATAGAAAGACTTACTTTCAGGAACTGGCAGCGACCAGTGAACTTCATTTCCTTCCCTACATTCACCGATTCACCTCCGTCACTCCCCAAAGCCGGATTCTTGAAATCAGTTGTGGCGAAGGTGGAAATCTGATACAATCATGAGGAACCGCATTCAAGAGCTGGACTATCTTAAATGCCTGTTTATCATACTCATGGTCATTTTCCACCTGAGCTATATAGGAGGTAAGTATCCGTACGTCAAAAGCATCGTATATACTTTCCATATGTCCGCCTTTCTGTTGATTTCGGGTTATCTGATTAATGTGCATAAAAAGCCGAAAGTTTTTCTGAAAGCGATGGCATGGATATTCATTCCATACGCCATTATGGAAATCAGTTATGCCTGCATGTCTACGCTGTTTCCCGTTTGGGACGGGATAAAAGAAATCAGCGCCTCAGTTCTATTCAGCAAAGTGCTGCTTGATCCCATTGGGCCTTACTGGTATCTACACACATTCATATTATGTGGCACAAGCCATTATTTCGTACATACTTATCTCCGGGCAAATCCATTTATCCGTCTGTTGGCAACAGGCAGTCTTCTTCTACTTTTCTCCGACGTCTTTCATTTGCTGACATTTGCCAATGCTTTCTATTTCATGGCAGGCACCGCTATCCATCTAGGCAAACGTTCGTTCCTGTCTTGTTTTCCCTCTTCTTTTCTTGCCATTATCCCTCTGATCTTTCTGTGCAGTCAGCCGGAGAATCTGAACAGAGGCACTTTAGGAGGAATATTAATCACCGGACTGGTCATCAGCTTCTCGCTGTACATCTACAAATATCTCCCCTATACAGTGAAACAGGCTTCCCTGTTCATCGGAAAGAACACATTGCCCATTCTTCTTTTCTCCCCCATCTTTACCGCACTATCCAAACTCTTTCTGCCTCTCTTTTCATTCGACCCGACAGGAATATGCTTTCTCTGCACCGCCACAGCCACCACCCTGTACGGTAGCATTTTCATGGCATTCTGTCTGGATAAAGCACGCCTCTCTCCTTTCTTCTTCGGGAAAAAGATGCTCATATAAAAAATTGGCATTTCAATAGAATTAAATTCATTACCGCTCCGAAATGAGTGAAGTGTTTTCGTTTATTTATCTAAATTTATTACCAACTTAAAAACAAAACGTAACCATTTGATTATGAGCGCATATAAATAGGGGCTATCTCAGTCGTATACTTAGGGTACCTCAGTCGTATACTGAGATACCCTAAGTATACGACTGAGGTACCCTAAATATACGACCCGAGGTAAGTATCTGCTTTTTGTAAAATAATATTCTCTTCAGATATCATCTGAACAGCCTCAACTGACTGCGCAACTCATGAAGTTCCCGTTGCATCTCTTCCATACGCTGCAACAGATGATGAATGGCATCGATCCCTTCCATATTGATGGACAAGTCATAATACATGCGGCTATAACGTTCCACGTCCGGCAGTTGGGTAAACGTCAGATAACGTTCACCACCTTCGGTTGTTACATCTATCAGACCACCTTCCTGCAACAAGTCAATAAACGACGGTTCGATGTGGCATTTGCGACAATATTCGCTGACTATGATTAATTCGTTCTGCATGGTACTACCTCCTTTTAGTTCATACTTTGAAGTTTACGGAACAGCTCTTTCTGTTCTTCCGTCAAGTTCGTCGGCAGTTTCACGGAATAAGTCACAATGAGGTCACCGAACTGTCCTTCTTTCTTATATACAGGGAACCCCTTACCTTTCAGACGGGCCTTCGTGCCATTCTGGGTTTCGGGTTTCACTTTCAGTTTCACCTGTCCGTTCAAAGTGTCCACCAACTGGTCGCCACCCAAAAGAGCGGTATAAAGATTGATGGGCACGTCTACGTACAAGTCATCGCCCAAACGTTTGAATACCGGGTCGTCCGCAATCACAAACGTAATGTACAAGTCACCGGCAGGGCCGCCGTTCACACCTTCGCCGCCGTAACCTTTCAGCTTGATAACTTGTCCGTTCGCCACTCCGGCAGGAATGGTGATACGCACATTCTTTCCGTTCACGGTCAGAACCTGCTTATGGGTTTGTGCCGCATCGCGGAGAGACAGACTTAAATCTGCATGATAATCCTGTCCGCGGAAACCGGCATTAGCGCCTCCACTACGTCCCCGATGTCCGAACATAGACTCGAAAAAGTCAGAGAAACCGCCACCGGCACTTCCGGAAAACTCCTGCCCGTCGGATGAATACCAGTAACTGCCGTTGCCATCCGAGCCATATCCTGCGCCCGAACCACCGAAGCCGCCACCTCCAAATCCGCCGAAACCACCGGCACCCGCCTCCTGTCGGGCTCGCTTCTGAGCTTCAAACTCATCGGCATGCTTCCAGTGCTCGCCGTACTCATCGTACTTCTTACGCTTTTCAGGATCGCTCAGCACTTCGTTCGCTTCATTAATTGCCTGAAACTTATCCTTGGCAGTAGAGTCGTTCGGATTCAGGTCAGGATGATACTTGCGTGCCAACTTGCGGAACGCTTTCTTTATATCATCCTGACTTGCCTTTTTGTCCACCCCAAGGACTTGATAATAATCTATATAAGCCATAGTCTATAATTTTAGTTTTTTCTTATATACCTTATCACAAATAACGCACCAAGCCCACCTTTTGAATACTAAAAT encodes the following:
- a CDS encoding acyltransferase family protein, with amino-acid sequence MRNRIQELDYLKCLFIILMVIFHLSYIGGKYPYVKSIVYTFHMSAFLLISGYLINVHKKPKVFLKAMAWIFIPYAIMEISYACMSTLFPVWDGIKEISASVLFSKVLLDPIGPYWYLHTFILCGTSHYFVHTYLRANPFIRLLATGSLLLLFSDVFHLLTFANAFYFMAGTAIHLGKRSFLSCFPSSFLAIIPLIFLCSQPENLNRGTLGGILITGLVISFSLYIYKYLPYTVKQASLFIGKNTLPILLFSPIFTALSKLFLPLFSFDPTGICFLCTATATTLYGSIFMAFCLDKARLSPFFFGKKMLI
- a CDS encoding DnaJ C-terminal domain-containing protein, with translation MAYIDYYQVLGVDKKASQDDIKKAFRKLARKYHPDLNPNDSTAKDKFQAINEANEVLSDPEKRKKYDEYGEHWKHADEFEAQKRARQEAGAGGFGGFGGGGFGGSGAGYGSDGNGSYWYSSDGQEFSGSAGGGFSDFFESMFGHRGRSGGANAGFRGQDYHADLSLSLRDAAQTHKQVLTVNGKNVRITIPAGVANGQVIKLKGYGGEGVNGGPAGDLYITFVIADDPVFKRLGDDLYVDVPINLYTALLGGDQLVDTLNGQVKLKVKPETQNGTKARLKGKGFPVYKKEGQFGDLIVTYSVKLPTNLTEEQKELFRKLQSMN
- a CDS encoding chaperone modulator CbpM; amino-acid sequence: MQNELIIVSEYCRKCHIEPSFIDLLQEGGLIDVTTEGGERYLTFTQLPDVERYSRMYYDLSINMEGIDAIHHLLQRMEEMQRELHELRSQLRLFR